The Pirellulimonas nuda genome includes a region encoding these proteins:
- the mce gene encoding methylmalonyl-CoA epimerase — protein sequence MNTTKRVQSLNHVGIAVRSIEAQSHYYSQVLGAEYEGAEEVPSQHVRVAFYRVGDVRLELLEPLGDSGPIAKFIATRGEGLHHVAFGVTDLKQRISELQQAGITMIDQQPRTGSHHMQIAFLHPKSTHGVLTELCEPAADA from the coding sequence TTGAATACCACGAAGCGGGTGCAGTCGCTCAACCACGTCGGCATCGCGGTGCGGAGCATCGAAGCCCAGTCGCACTACTACTCCCAGGTGCTGGGCGCCGAGTACGAGGGCGCCGAAGAAGTGCCGAGCCAGCACGTGCGGGTCGCGTTCTACCGCGTCGGCGACGTGCGGCTCGAGCTGCTCGAGCCGCTGGGCGACTCGGGCCCCATCGCCAAGTTCATCGCGACGCGCGGCGAGGGGCTGCACCACGTCGCATTCGGGGTGACCGACCTGAAGCAGCGGATCAGCGAGCTGCAGCAGGCGGGGATCACGATGATCGACCAGCAGCCCCGCACCGGTTCGCACCACATGCAGATCGCCTTCCTCCACCCCAAGAGCACCCACGGCGTGCTGACCGAACTATGCGAGCCGGCAGCAGACGCGTAG